The Scleropages formosus chromosome 11, fSclFor1.1, whole genome shotgun sequence genome window below encodes:
- the LOC108940997 gene encoding THAP domain-containing protein 3-like isoform X1, which translates to MRSSRGTQCYAFNCTNYRNKQSKEKGLSFHKFPNKERDKERYQMWIRNCRRDRPPGKGSVLCSKHFNGDQFDRTGQIIRLKDGAVPTLFAFPEHLQPVPMLNVPRRGDDTATEQGQSRGNGEQSNPLGPKRKRLYKEMLEDGPAGCSSAQSSQSEKVVDLENRYPPGSWEQATVEAIMKLRTLDTAATTSHVAQMIIANLKDENDFLRAQNAKLRSELKAMRTKHEAELRGAMQDDPAEDMGHVGRSPSAEAIPEDTVLAEPAGCIPVTTLSHVHQETGTDAITEEADKSEVHICTTDLDSNSSVL; encoded by the exons ATGCGGTCGTCCAGAGGCACGCAGTGCTACGCGTTTAACTGCACcaattacagaaacaaacagaGCAAGGAGAAAGGCTTGTCATTTCACAA ATTCCCGAACAAAGAGAGGGATAAGGAAAGATATCAAATGTGGATAAGGAACTGCAGGCGTGATCGTCCGCCAGGAAAAGGTAGTGTGCTCTGCAGCAAACACTTCAACGGCGATCAGTTTGATCGGACCGGACAGATCATTCGCTTAAAGGACGGAGCTGTGCCCACTTTATTCGCCTTCCCTGAGCATTTACAG CCTGTGCCCATGCTGAACGTGCCGAGGAGGGGTGACGACACCGCGACGGAACAGGGCCAAAGTCGTGGTAACGGAGAGCAGAGCAATCCGCTTGGCCCTAAACGAAAACGGCTTTATAAAGAGATGCTGGAGGACGGTCCGGCCGGATGCAGCTCTGCACAAAGCTCCCAGTCCGAGAAGGTGGTAGATCTGGAGAACCGCTATCCGCCTGGCTCCTGGGAGCAGGCCACCGTGGAGGCCATAATGAAGCTGAGAACACTAGACACAGCTGCCACCACGTCTCACGTTGCCCAGATGATCATCGCCAACCTGAAGGACGAGAACGACTTCCTGCGAGCGCAGAACGCGAAGCTGCGGTCGGAGCTGAAGGCCATGCGGACGAAGCATGAGGCTGAGCTGCGTGGCGCCATGCAGGACGATCCTGCTGAGGATATGGGACATGTGGGCAGATCCCCCTCTGCAGAGGCCATACCCGAAGACACAGTGCTCGCAGAGCCAGCTGGTTGCATCCCAGTCACCACACTGTCCCATGTTCATCAAGAAACAGGAACAGATGCAATCACTGAAGAAGCCGATAAAAGTGAAGTCCACATATGTACTACAGACTTGGACAGCAATTCATCAGTCTTATAA
- the LOC108940997 gene encoding THAP domain-containing protein 3-like isoform X2, which produces MWIRNCRRDRPPGKGSVLCSKHFNGDQFDRTGQIIRLKDGAVPTLFAFPEHLQPVPMLNVPRRGDDTATEQGQSRGNGEQSNPLGPKRKRLYKEMLEDGPAGCSSAQSSQSEKVVDLENRYPPGSWEQATVEAIMKLRTLDTAATTSHVAQMIIANLKDENDFLRAQNAKLRSELKAMRTKHEAELRGAMQDDPAEDMGHVGRSPSAEAIPEDTVLAEPAGCIPVTTLSHVHQETGTDAITEEADKSEVHICTTDLDSNSSVL; this is translated from the exons ATGTGGATAAGGAACTGCAGGCGTGATCGTCCGCCAGGAAAAGGTAGTGTGCTCTGCAGCAAACACTTCAACGGCGATCAGTTTGATCGGACCGGACAGATCATTCGCTTAAAGGACGGAGCTGTGCCCACTTTATTCGCCTTCCCTGAGCATTTACAG CCTGTGCCCATGCTGAACGTGCCGAGGAGGGGTGACGACACCGCGACGGAACAGGGCCAAAGTCGTGGTAACGGAGAGCAGAGCAATCCGCTTGGCCCTAAACGAAAACGGCTTTATAAAGAGATGCTGGAGGACGGTCCGGCCGGATGCAGCTCTGCACAAAGCTCCCAGTCCGAGAAGGTGGTAGATCTGGAGAACCGCTATCCGCCTGGCTCCTGGGAGCAGGCCACCGTGGAGGCCATAATGAAGCTGAGAACACTAGACACAGCTGCCACCACGTCTCACGTTGCCCAGATGATCATCGCCAACCTGAAGGACGAGAACGACTTCCTGCGAGCGCAGAACGCGAAGCTGCGGTCGGAGCTGAAGGCCATGCGGACGAAGCATGAGGCTGAGCTGCGTGGCGCCATGCAGGACGATCCTGCTGAGGATATGGGACATGTGGGCAGATCCCCCTCTGCAGAGGCCATACCCGAAGACACAGTGCTCGCAGAGCCAGCTGGTTGCATCCCAGTCACCACACTGTCCCATGTTCATCAAGAAACAGGAACAGATGCAATCACTGAAGAAGCCGATAAAAGTGAAGTCCACATATGTACTACAGACTTGGACAGCAATTCATCAGTCTTATAA
- the LOC108941233 gene encoding CD276 antigen-like, translated as MTRMALLLPVLLVFRAVAALNVQVPDHPVVALFGQDATLNCSFGPTGPFNLSDLSVFWQLTDTKRSVHSFWEGRDQLTEQAEGFVNRTSLFPTQLHSGNASLLLRDVRIADDGAFTCFVRVKTYSSAALVLQVAAPYTKPHVTVSPDSNLRPGDEVFLTCVAYGGFPQAQVLWQDGGGRNLTDNVTTSQVANEEGLFSVLSILMVEAEPNSTYSCRLRNPVLGEEAHTSVTITGPSSGFPLVALWVTVGLAVCLLALLIALAVVCHKKIKESCKEANAAEEGKELEEDESKTAMTQLKDTATS; from the exons ATGACACGCATGGCCCTGCTTCTGCCAGTGCTGCTGGTTTTCAGAGCTGTTG CTGCTCTCAATGTACAAGTCCCAGACCATCCAGTGGTGGCGCTGTTTGGACAGGACGCCACCCTTAACTGCTCCTTTGGACCCACTGGGCCGTTCAACCTGTCGGACCTGAGTGTGTTCTGGCAACTGACGGACACCAAGCGCAGCGTGCACAGCTTCTGGGAGGGTCGCGACCAGCTGACTGAACAGGCCGAGGGCTTCGTCAACCGCACGAGCTTGTTCCCCACCCAGCTGCACTCCGGCAATGCTTCATTGCTCCTGCGCGACGTGCGCATCGCTGACGACGGTGCCTTCACCTGCTTCGTGAGGGTCAAGACTTACAGCAGTGCTGCGCTTGTGCTGCAGGTCGCAG CTCCTTACACCAAGCCGCATGTGACGGTGTCGCcggactcgaacctgcgacctggGGACGAGGTGTTCCTTACCTGTGTGGCGTACGGGGGCTTTCCCCAGGCCCAGGTGCTGTGGCAGGACGGGGGCGGCCGCAACCTGACAGACAATGTGACCACATCTCAGGTGGCCAACGAGGAGGGCCTTTTCAGCGTACTCAGCATTCTGATGGTGGAGGCGGAGCCCAACAGCACCTACAGCTGCCGGCTGCGGAACCCGGTGCTGGGGGAGGAGGCCCACACCTCTGTCACCATCACAG GTCCAAGCTCGGGGTTCCCACTGGTGGCACTATGGGTGACTGTGGGCCTTGCGGTCTGTCTTCTGGCATTGCTTATCGCCCTAGCCGTGGTGTGCCACAAGAAGATCAAGGAAAGCTGTAAAGAGGCCAATGCAG CCGAAGAAGGTAAAGAGCTGGAAGAGGATGAATCGAAGACAG